A part of Staphylococcus haemolyticus genomic DNA contains:
- a CDS encoding winged helix-turn-helix transcriptional regulator — translation MYYKGKEFFTSKDLALCVIGGKWKIPIIFHLLQDKVLRLSELQKKLPHVNQRMLIRQLRELEEDQIIERHIYSVVPPKVEYKLTSIGYKLDKVVYAICEWGDLFKDEIIH, via the coding sequence TTGTATTATAAAGGAAAAGAATTTTTCACTTCTAAAGATTTAGCTTTATGTGTTATCGGAGGAAAGTGGAAGATCCCTATAATTTTTCATTTACTTCAAGACAAAGTATTGAGATTAAGTGAGCTACAAAAAAAGTTGCCGCATGTCAATCAAAGGATGCTAATAAGACAACTTAGAGAATTAGAAGAGGACCAAATTATTGAAAGACATATTTATTCTGTAGTTCCCCCAAAAGTGGAGTATAAGCTGACATCTATAGGCTACAAGCTAGATAAGGTGGTTTATGCAATATGCGAATGGGGTGATTTATTCAAGGATGAAATAATACATTAA
- a CDS encoding IS6 family transposase (programmed frameshift) encodes MNYFRYKQFDKDVITVAVGYYLRYALSYRDISEILRERGFDVHHSTIYRWVQEYAPILYQLWKRKHKKTYYKWRIDETYIKIKGQWCYLYRAIDAGGHTLDIWLRKKRDHQSAYAFIKRLIKQFGKPQMIITDQAPSTKVAMAKIIKVFKLKPNCHCTSKYLNNLIEQDHRHIKVRKTRYQSVNTAKNTLKGIECIYGLYKKSRRSLQIYGFSPCHEISYMLAG; translated from the exons ATGAACTATTTCAGATATAAACAATTCGATAAAGATGTTATAACTGTAGCCGTTGGCTACTACTTAAGATACGCATTAAGTTATCGTGATATATCTGAAATATTAAGAGAACGTGGTTTTGATGTTCATCATTCAACCATTTATCGATGGGTTCAAGAGTATGCACCTATTTTATATCAACTTTGGAAGAGAAAACATAAAAAAACGTATTATAAGTGGCGTATTGATGAGACATATATCAAAATTAAAGGACAGTGGTGTTATCTGTATCGCGCGATTGATGCAGGTGGACATACATTAGATATTTGGTTACGC AAAAAACGAGATCATCAATCAGCATATGCGTTTATTAAGCGCCTTATTAAACAATTCGGTAAACCTCAAATGATAATTACAGATCAAGCACCTTCAACGAAGGTAGCCATGGCTAAAATAATTAAAGTGTTTAAGCTGAAACCTAACTGTCATTGCACATCTAAATATCTCAATAACCTCATTGAACAAGATCATCGTCACATTAAGGTGAGAAAGACAAGATATCAAAGTGTCAATACGGCAAAAAATACACTCAAAGGCATTGAATGTATTTACGGATTATATAAAAAGAGCCGTAGGTCTCTTCAGATCTACGGATTTTCACCATGCCACGAAATTAGTTATATGTTAGCTGGTTAG
- a CDS encoding ArsR/SmtB family transcription factor: protein MKSSSTSPLTNDSIQEVSKIFKMISDPTRLSILFLLQKEELSVGVIAQSLSMEQSAISHQLKTLKTSRLVKSKRVGKNMIYSLDDLHIFSILEQVSTHIGEQEK, encoded by the coding sequence ATGAAATCATCATCAACTTCTCCGTTAACAAATGATTCTATCCAAGAGGTAAGTAAGATATTTAAAATGATTAGTGACCCTACACGTCTTTCAATTTTATTTCTTTTACAGAAAGAAGAACTTAGTGTTGGAGTAATTGCGCAGTCTTTAAGTATGGAACAATCAGCCATTTCTCACCAGTTAAAAACTTTAAAGACTTCAAGATTAGTAAAATCAAAAAGAGTTGGTAAAAATATGATTTATAGCCTTGACGATCTTCATATTTTTAGTATTCTTGAGCAAGTTTCAACTCATATCGGAGAACAAGAAAAATAA
- a CDS encoding heavy metal translocating P-type ATPase, producing the protein MKEIQEQHSHENNSHDHDHDHGKMPIILYFIGLALALIAFFLSKEYQILQNILFLIATISAGYHVIVLEGLGETIHNSKSQKRFIPNSHILMGLAAIGASLMGNFGEGALLIFIFSGAHFLEDYAEGRSRREITKLLEMNPTTARLILPDGSTKNVKVNELKVGNHLQVLNGDQVPIDGIILSGSTSIDESSINGESIPKEKSKGDEVFGSTINGTGTFTMEVTKENKDTVFSKILQLVNQNQDNQTKAASIIQKFEPKYVTFVLVAILLFILLTPFLLDWTWSQSFYRGLVLLVAASPCALAAATVSATLSTTSNLAKKGVLSKGSSYLSQLADIQAIAFDKTGTLTKGKPEVTNHYFTDSMDEEEIIDIVVALEKNSNHPLADAILRKFEPKNQLSIEVENQIGKGLSGDYNGRKYRIGKPTSFDDVSDEYVRLNNQWASEGKTVVYLAVDEEVIGLIALMDVPSKYAKETIEYFNKQGIHTTLITGDSEMTGKAVASKLGIDEVIANVMPDEKSKIIDKQKEKYGVTAMVGDGVNDAPALVNADVGIAMGDGTDVAVEVSDLVLMQNNLTKLTQSHKISTKMNRLIWQNIIFSMAVVAFLIIVSLVGLTDIAISVIVHEGSTLVVILNGLRLLNSK; encoded by the coding sequence ATGAAAGAGATTCAAGAGCAACACTCACACGAAAATAATAGTCACGATCATGACCATGATCATGGGAAAATGCCAATTATTTTGTACTTTATTGGTTTAGCACTAGCATTGATAGCTTTCTTTTTGAGTAAAGAGTATCAAATCTTACAAAATATTTTGTTCTTAATCGCTACTATAAGCGCTGGGTACCATGTTATTGTCCTTGAAGGACTTGGGGAGACGATCCATAACTCAAAAAGTCAAAAAAGATTTATACCTAATTCTCATATCTTAATGGGATTAGCAGCAATTGGAGCATCTTTGATGGGAAATTTTGGAGAAGGTGCGTTATTAATCTTTATTTTTTCTGGGGCACATTTTCTAGAAGATTATGCAGAAGGAAGAAGTAGACGAGAAATTACAAAATTACTCGAAATGAATCCCACAACTGCTCGTTTAATTCTCCCAGACGGTAGCACAAAAAATGTGAAAGTTAATGAATTAAAAGTTGGAAATCACCTTCAAGTATTAAATGGTGATCAAGTCCCTATTGATGGAATTATTTTGTCTGGATCTACGTCTATTGATGAGTCTTCTATTAATGGAGAGAGTATACCAAAAGAAAAGTCCAAGGGAGACGAAGTTTTTGGGAGCACAATAAATGGAACGGGCACTTTTACAATGGAAGTCACGAAAGAAAATAAAGATACGGTGTTTTCAAAAATTTTACAATTAGTGAATCAAAACCAGGATAACCAAACTAAAGCTGCAAGTATTATTCAAAAATTTGAACCAAAATATGTAACATTTGTTTTAGTTGCCATATTACTATTTATATTATTAACTCCATTTCTACTTGATTGGACATGGTCACAAAGCTTTTATAGAGGATTGGTTCTTTTAGTTGCAGCTTCGCCATGTGCTTTGGCAGCAGCTACTGTATCGGCAACTTTATCAACAACTTCTAATTTAGCTAAAAAAGGCGTTCTTTCTAAGGGGAGTTCTTATCTATCTCAATTAGCTGATATTCAAGCTATTGCATTTGATAAGACGGGAACTTTAACCAAAGGAAAACCTGAAGTCACGAATCATTATTTTACTGATTCTATGGATGAAGAAGAAATAATTGATATTGTAGTAGCTCTTGAGAAAAATTCCAATCATCCTTTAGCGGATGCTATTTTAAGAAAATTTGAACCAAAAAACCAACTTTCTATTGAAGTAGAAAATCAGATTGGAAAAGGATTGTCCGGAGACTATAATGGTCGAAAATATCGTATAGGTAAACCAACTTCTTTTGACGACGTCTCAGATGAATATGTTCGATTAAATAATCAATGGGCATCTGAAGGGAAAACTGTCGTATATCTAGCAGTAGATGAAGAAGTTATAGGCCTTATTGCACTTATGGATGTACCAAGTAAATATGCTAAAGAAACTATTGAGTACTTCAATAAACAAGGTATTCATACTACGTTAATTACAGGTGATTCGGAAATGACAGGAAAAGCAGTCGCAAGCAAGCTAGGTATAGACGAAGTGATTGCCAATGTCATGCCAGATGAAAAATCTAAAATTATTGACAAACAAAAAGAAAAATATGGTGTGACCGCAATGGTAGGAGATGGTGTAAATGATGCTCCAGCTCTTGTCAATGCAGATGTAGGAATAGCCATGGGAGATGGAACTGATGTGGCAGTAGAGGTTTCTGACTTAGTATTAATGCAAAATAACTTAACGAAATTAACACAGTCTCATAAAATTTCTACGAAAATGAATCGTTTAATTTGGCAGAATATTATTTTTTCAATGGCAGTTGTAGCTTTTCTAATTATCGTGAGCTTAGTAGGATTAACGGATATAGCCATTAGTGTGATCGTTCATGAAGGAAGTACATTAGTCGTAATATTAAATGGTCTCCGATTATTAAATTCTAAATGA
- a CDS encoding IS6-like element IS257 family transposase, translated as MNYFRYKQFNKDVITVAVGYYLRYALSYRDISEILSERGVNVHHSTVYRWVQEYASILYQIWKKKHKKAYYKWRIDETYIKIKGKWSYLYRAIDAEGHTLDIWLRKQRDNHSAYAFIKRLIKQFGKPQKVITDQAPSTKVAMAKVIKAFKLKPDCHCTSKYLNNLIEQDHRHIKVRKTRYQSINTAKNTLKGIECIYALYKKNRRSLQIYGFSPCHEISIMLAS; from the coding sequence ATGAACTATTTCAGATATAAACAATTTAACAAGGATGTTATCACTGTAGCCGTTGGCTACTATCTAAGATATGCATTGAGTTATCGTGATATATCTGAAATATTAAGTGAACGTGGTGTAAACGTTCATCATTCAACGGTCTACCGTTGGGTTCAAGAATATGCCTCAATTTTGTATCAAATTTGGAAGAAAAAGCATAAAAAAGCTTATTACAAATGGCGTATTGATGAGACGTACATCAAAATAAAAGGAAAATGGAGCTATTTATATCGTGCCATTGATGCAGAGGGACATACATTAGATATTTGGTTGCGTAAGCAACGAGATAATCATTCAGCATATGCGTTTATCAAACGTCTCATTAAACAATTTGGTAAACCTCAAAAGGTAATTACAGATCAGGCACCTTCAACGAAGGTAGCAATGGCTAAAGTAATTAAAGCTTTTAAACTTAAACCTGACTGTCATTGTACATCGAAATATCTGAATAACCTCATTGAGCAAGATCACCGTCATATTAAAGTAAGAAAGACAAGGTATCAAAGTATCAATACAGCAAAGAATACTTTAAAAGGTATTGAATGTATTTACGCTCTATATAAAAAGAACCGCAGGTCTCTTCAGATCTACGGATTTTCGCCATGCCACGAAATTAGCATCATGCTAGCAAGTTAA
- a CDS encoding restriction endonuclease FokI catalytic domain-containing protein has product MTIRSFGWVQNPSDFKKLKQTVEIFSKNSKQYQLLKESLIKEKLHNFKDIQSSLQEKLNDGIEEFSYIELVGKNLGKDRKTPKSRKYSLPNALIQISLDSQSASTKNKHFTDEWSSDGFLRWAVSLNFVEQNRQTDIFKITSRGKQFIETQNEVEMNKVLREAFLSYPPATRVLEILNNNTEVTKFFIGNRLGFKDEPGFTSYSEELMLDWIKESENKKEELKIRSDVEGTADKYARMICGWLKKVGFVSQKSIQYNSLLEKNRKITGFSLYSITAKGSHALRQAQGNSSNSKREKFVMWEFLGSVAK; this is encoded by the coding sequence ATGACTATAAGATCTTTTGGTTGGGTGCAAAATCCATCTGATTTTAAAAAACTAAAACAAACAGTAGAAATATTTAGTAAAAATTCGAAACAATACCAATTGCTGAAAGAGAGTCTAATTAAAGAGAAACTTCATAATTTCAAAGATATTCAATCGTCATTGCAAGAAAAATTGAATGATGGCATCGAAGAGTTTTCATATATAGAATTGGTAGGAAAAAATCTTGGTAAAGATAGAAAAACTCCGAAATCTAGAAAGTACTCACTACCTAACGCATTAATACAAATTTCTTTAGATTCACAAAGCGCTTCAACAAAAAACAAACATTTTACCGATGAATGGTCTTCAGATGGTTTTTTAAGATGGGCAGTTAGTTTGAATTTCGTAGAGCAAAATCGCCAGACAGATATATTTAAAATTACTTCAAGAGGAAAACAATTTATTGAAACTCAAAACGAAGTAGAGATGAATAAGGTTTTAAGAGAGGCATTCTTAAGTTATCCTCCTGCTACAAGAGTCTTAGAAATATTAAATAATAATACAGAAGTAACAAAGTTTTTTATAGGTAATCGTTTAGGTTTTAAAGACGAGCCTGGTTTCACCTCATACTCTGAAGAACTTATGTTAGACTGGATTAAAGAGTCTGAAAATAAAAAAGAAGAATTAAAAATAAGATCAGATGTAGAAGGCACAGCAGATAAATATGCGAGAATGATTTGTGGCTGGTTAAAGAAAGTTGGCTTTGTTAGCCAAAAATCAATACAATATAATTCTTTGCTGGAAAAGAACAGAAAAATCACTGGTTTTTCACTATATTCAATTACTGCTAAAGGTAGTCATGCACTAAGGCAAGCACAAGGTAATTCGAGTAATAGCAAGCGTGAAAAATTTGTTATGTGGGAGTTTCTAGGTTCTGTTGCAAAGTAA
- a CDS encoding DUF536 domain-containing protein produces MRTIKMVADELGVTKQTIVNNAKSLNITFEKENGINYIDDNDYLKIIEKITKKESTIQNKESVKKELFGENTAKAEKNIYNNSNSSETLKTKVNELEKQIEIFETRAKNDEKYIENLTKQLDQQNSNVNTLNKLLENQQILALESNKKIQKLESQLEEERQLNYSFDTATNNRQNINPQEATFTEESQNINQQQTKRQPTEVNYKDIAEEKKNDSTDEGELTKEDKFVEETKSDPDDNREVEPPKKGFWSRFFGN; encoded by the coding sequence ATGAGAACTATTAAAATGGTTGCTGATGAATTAGGTGTAACTAAACAAACTATTGTTAATAATGCTAAAAGTTTAAATATAACTTTTGAAAAAGAAAATGGGATTAATTATATTGATGATAATGATTATTTGAAAATTATAGAAAAAATTACTAAGAAAGAGAGTACAATCCAAAATAAAGAATCAGTAAAAAAAGAATTGTTTGGTGAAAATACTGCAAAAGCAGAAAAGAATATATATAATAATTCAAATAGTTCTGAGACATTAAAAACAAAAGTAAACGAATTAGAAAAGCAAATAGAAATCTTTGAAACTAGAGCTAAAAATGATGAAAAATATATTGAGAATTTAACTAAGCAATTAGATCAACAAAATAGCAATGTTAATACATTAAATAAATTGTTGGAGAATCAACAAATATTAGCTTTAGAAAGCAATAAAAAAATTCAAAAACTAGAAAGTCAATTAGAAGAAGAAAGACAGCTTAATTATTCTTTTGATACAGCGACGAATAATAGACAAAATATTAATCCGCAAGAAGCAACTTTTACTGAAGAATCGCAAAATATCAACCAACAACAAACAAAGCGTCAACCAACAGAAGTAAATTACAAGGATATAGCCGAAGAGAAAAAGAATGACAGTACAGATGAAGGTGAATTAACAAAAGAGGATAAGTTCGTTGAAGAAACGAAGAGTGATCCTGATGATAATAGGGAGGTAGAACCACCTAAAAAGGGATTTTGGAGTCGATTCTTCGGTAATTAA